From Caretta caretta isolate rCarCar2 chromosome 3, rCarCar1.hap1, whole genome shotgun sequence, a single genomic window includes:
- the DYNLT1 gene encoding dynein light chain Tctex-type 1 isoform X1, with product MDELQSGEETSFVIDEVSNIVKEAIESAIGGNAYQHSKVNQWTTSVVEQTLSQLTKLGKPFKYIVTCVIMQKNGAGLHTASSCFWDNTCDGNCTVRWENKTMYCIISVFGLAI from the exons ATGGACGAATTGCAGTCGGGGGAGGAG ACTTCTTTTGTTATTGATGAAGTGAGTAACATCGTTAAAGAG GCTATAGAAAGTGCAATAGGTGGCAATGCCTATCAACACAGCAAAGTGAACCAGTGGACTACAAGTGTGGTAGAACAAACTTTAAGTCAACTTACAAAGCTGGGAAAACCTTTCAAGTATATTG TGACCTGTGTGATTATGCAAAAAAATGGTGCTGGCCTTCACACAGCAAGCTCTTGTTTCTGGGATAACACCTGTGATG GAAACTGCACTGTGAGATGGGAGAATAAGACTATGTACTGTATTATCAGTGTCTTTGGACTTGCAATATAA
- the DYNLT1 gene encoding dynein light chain Tctex-type 1 isoform X2, producing the protein MDELQSGEEAIESAIGGNAYQHSKVNQWTTSVVEQTLSQLTKLGKPFKYIVTCVIMQKNGAGLHTASSCFWDNTCDGNCTVRWENKTMYCIISVFGLAI; encoded by the exons ATGGACGAATTGCAGTCGGGGGAGGAG GCTATAGAAAGTGCAATAGGTGGCAATGCCTATCAACACAGCAAAGTGAACCAGTGGACTACAAGTGTGGTAGAACAAACTTTAAGTCAACTTACAAAGCTGGGAAAACCTTTCAAGTATATTG TGACCTGTGTGATTATGCAAAAAAATGGTGCTGGCCTTCACACAGCAAGCTCTTGTTTCTGGGATAACACCTGTGATG GAAACTGCACTGTGAGATGGGAGAATAAGACTATGTACTGTATTATCAGTGTCTTTGGACTTGCAATATAA